The Nocardioides sp. cx-173 genome segment CTCGGGGAAGCCGGTGGTGCCGGAGCCGTTGGCCTCGACGGTCAGGCCATCGTCGTCGGCCTCGTCCATGACGTCCATGAGCGCGTCGATCGTGGCGGGCTTCACGTCGGTCACCGCGTCGACGTCGAAGTCCCAGGTGATGATGCCGACCCGGCCGTCCTCGCTCAGCGGCGAGAGGGCGGCGGCGTTGGCGCGGGCGTCCGCCACCGGGGAGCCGGCCTCCTTCGCGGCCTTCACCAGCGCGTCCTCCTGCGCCTGCGCGGCCTCGACCGGCCCGGCCAGCGGGGCGTCGGGCATCTGCGGCAGCTTGCCGAGGTCCGCGACGAGGGCCTGGACCTGCTCGGCGTACTCCGGGTCGGACAGCGTGCTGCCCTCGGGCGCCGCCACGACGACCTTCACGGTCGCCTGGTCGAAGGCGTCGACTGCGTCGGGGAACAGCTCGGCCTGGAGGTCCGCGGCCTTCTCAGAAGGGATGCCGGGGATCGAGAACGCGTCGGTCATCGGCTTCGACATCGTCGTGGCGAACGCGCCGACGGCAAGCACGGCGATGATCCAGCCGGTGAGGAAGAGCGGCCAGCGGCGGAAGGCCGTCTTGCCGAGGCGGTACAGCACGGTGGCCATGGGGGGACTCCTGGTTCGAGGCGGGGAAGGGGGAAGGAGGAAGTGGTCTGGGTACGGCGGTCAGGCGAAGAGCTCGCGCGCCGCGCGCAGGTTCGCGGTGAAGTCGTCGGGCAGCGAGCGGGCGGGGTCGATCTCGGTGAAGGGAAGGCAGCAGTCGAAGATCGTCACGAGCAGCCGGATGACCAGCCGCGCGCGCTCGGCCCCGAAGCCGACGCCCTCGCGGGCCAGGATCATGTCGACGAAGTCCGAGGTGATCTCCTCGAAACGCTCGTGGACGGCGAGGATCAGCCGCGGGTTGGCGAGGACGACCTGGCGGCCGGCCTCCATCCGCTCCCGATCGATCTCGGTGTCGTCGAGAATCACCCGGACCAGCTCGCCCAGGTCCTCGACGAGCTGGCCGTGCGGCCCCCCGCTGAGGAAGGTCGCCACGACCGCCGGCGGGATCTCCGGCGGCTTGCCCAGCACGGCGTCGATCTTGCTGGGGAAGTAGTTGAACAGGGTCCGGCGCGACAGCTCGGCGGCCTCCGCGAGCTCGTCCATCGTGAAGCCGTCCAGGCCGCGCTCGTTGGTGAGCCGCTGCGCGCACGCCGTGATGCGGCGCTCGGTCTCGAGGCGCCGCCTCTCCCGCAGCGTTGCACTTTCTTCCACGGAGTGCATTCTTGCACTCCGGTCCCAATAGTGCACAAATGTGGTGCCCGTCACGTCCGGCGCGGGGGCGCGCCTTGTGACTTGCCCGTAACCGGCGCGGGGGAGCAGGGTGACGAGGTGTCCCGGAACTCCGCCACCACCTCGTCGTACTCGATCACGATGCGCCTGCACACCGCGCCCGACCACGGGGTGGTGGGCCAGGTGGCCACGGCCATCTCCCAGGCCGGGGGGATCGTCACGGCCATCGACGTGGCGGAGTCGAGCGGGACCCGGCTGGTCCTCGACGTCACCTGCTCGGCCGGCGACGCCGACCACGCCACGGAGCTCGAGGCGGCCGTCGACGCCGTGCCCGGCGTCGAGGTCCACAAGGTCAGCGACCGGACCTTTCTGCTGCACATCGGCGGCAAGATCGAGGTCTCCTCGAAGGTGCCGCTGCGCAACCGCGACGACCTGTCGATGGCCTACACCCCGGGCGTGGGACGGGTCAGCATGGCGATCGCCGACCACCCCGAGGACGTCTGGCGGCTGACCTCCAAGGGCAACACCGTCGCGGTCGTCACCGACGGCTCCGCGGTGCTCGGCCTGGGCAACATCGGCCCCGGCGCGGCGCTGCCGGTGATGGAGGGCAAGGCCGCGCTGTTCAAGCGGTTCGCCGGGATCGACGCCTGGCCGATCTGCCTGGACACCCAGGACACCGACGAGATCGTCCGCGCGGTCGAGCTGATCGCGCCCGGCTTCGGCGGCATCAACCTCGAGGACATCGCCGCGCCCCGCTGCTTCGAGATCGAGCGCCGCCTGCGCGCGAGCCTGGGCATCCCGGTCTTCCACGACGACCAGCACGGCACCGCGATCGTCGTGCTCGCCGCGCTCACCAACGCGCTGCGGGTAGTGCGCAAGGAGCTGGCGAGCGCCCGCGTGGTGGTCTCCGGCGGCGGCGCGGCCGGCAGCGCGATCGTCACCCTGCTCCTGGCCGCGGGGGTCACCGACGTGGTGGTCTGGGACCGGGAGGGCTGTCTCGTGGCCGGGATGGAGGGGCTCTCACCAGCCAAGCAGCGGCTCGCCGAGAGCACCAACCCCCGCCGGGTGACCGGCGACCTGCGCGCCGGCCTGGCCGGCGCGGACGTCTTCATCGGCGTGAGCGCGCCGGGCGTCCTGCGGGCCGAGTGGATCAAGGACATGGCACCCGACGCCGTCGTGTTCGCCCTCGCCAACCCCGACCCGGAGGTCGATCCGGCCGAGGCCGATCGGTACGCCGCGGTCGTGGCCAGCGGCCGCTCCGACTACCCCAACCAGATCAACAACGTGCTCGCGTTCCCCGGGGTCTTCCGGGGGCTGCTC includes the following:
- a CDS encoding TetR/AcrR family transcriptional regulator, with translation MEESATLRERRRLETERRITACAQRLTNERGLDGFTMDELAEAAELSRRTLFNYFPSKIDAVLGKPPEIPPAVVATFLSGGPHGQLVEDLGELVRVILDDTEIDRERMEAGRQVVLANPRLILAVHERFEEITSDFVDMILAREGVGFGAERARLVIRLLVTIFDCCLPFTEIDPARSLPDDFTANLRAARELFA
- a CDS encoding NAD-dependent malic enzyme, producing MRLHTAPDHGVVGQVATAISQAGGIVTAIDVAESSGTRLVLDVTCSAGDADHATELEAAVDAVPGVEVHKVSDRTFLLHIGGKIEVSSKVPLRNRDDLSMAYTPGVGRVSMAIADHPEDVWRLTSKGNTVAVVTDGSAVLGLGNIGPGAALPVMEGKAALFKRFAGIDAWPICLDTQDTDEIVRAVELIAPGFGGINLEDIAAPRCFEIERRLRASLGIPVFHDDQHGTAIVVLAALTNALRVVRKELASARVVVSGGGAAGSAIVTLLLAAGVTDVVVWDREGCLVAGMEGLSPAKQRLAESTNPRRVTGDLRAGLAGADVFIGVSAPGVLRAEWIKDMAPDAVVFALANPDPEVDPAEADRYAAVVASGRSDYPNQINNVLAFPGVFRGLLDARASEITVDMLLRAADAIAHVVRDEELNSNFIIPSVFDPEVPSAVAAAIRGDHR